Proteins from a genomic interval of Prevotella sp. E13-27:
- the tnpB gene encoding IS66 family insertion sequence element accessory protein TnpB (TnpB, as the term is used for proteins encoded by IS66 family insertion elements, is considered an accessory protein, since TnpC, encoded by a neighboring gene, is a DDE family transposase.), which produces MRYYLCPGRTDMRKGISSLCGVVHEKMRSDVRNGDVFIFIGSSRKLMKLLHAEDGGMVMYVKRLEAGRFKLPEYDENTRSYQMEWRDLVVMVEGIQESPDQRLRRLRAQRREYVV; this is translated from the coding sequence ATGCGCTACTATCTGTGCCCGGGAAGAACTGATATGCGTAAAGGCATCAGCTCTCTCTGCGGTGTTGTGCATGAGAAGATGAGAAGTGACGTGCGTAATGGTGACGTATTCATCTTCATCGGCTCAAGTCGTAAGCTGATGAAGTTGCTCCATGCAGAGGATGGCGGTATGGTAATGTACGTCAAGCGTTTGGAGGCAGGGCGCTTCAAGCTGCCTGAGTATGATGAGAATACTCGGAGTTATCAGATGGAGTGGCGCGATCTTGTAGTAATGGTGGAGGGCATACAGGAGTCTCCTGACCAGCGACTCAGGCGCCTTCGCGCACAACGGAGGGAGTATGTGGTATAG
- the tnpC gene encoding IS66 family transposase produces the protein MEEREEMYMKTIETLNASIATLSENHKKEVDSLNERIKELTAQVAWLNRQLFGRKSEKLPIIDPNYPDLFASMLPENAQQIADAHDEAVEKITKTKEERRQDRKNRIMMEDLPVLEQVILTPDNLDTNLYKKIGQEVTRIVEHKPGQLYIKEIIREKWGLKDNTATAPKGMSGVLIAPMPLLPIYKGIAGASLLAEILLQKYEYHMPYYRQIKQYSHLGMKGLTESTMDGWFKQTMELLRPLYEVLKAEVMKADYVQADETTTPVMNKDTHRAAKEYLWMVRAVIQRLVLFHYDQGSRAGAVIEALANKYDFKGYLQCDGFVGYETAFKTNPDVWLVNCMVHIRRHFEQALDENRPMAEHALTEIQHLYKIENMCDGAGLSPDERKAKRQELARPIMEAMKLWMETEGVKYSESSLIGKAITYAYTRWDNMMRYLEDGRLLLDNNLAENEIRPITLGRKNYLFCGNHEAAQNMAVVCSLLATCRNHDVNPRDYLNDIISQMPYCAKAKPEELIELLPHKWKMKHPEAIMTKKA, from the coding sequence ATGGAAGAAAGAGAAGAGATGTATATGAAAACGATAGAGACGCTCAACGCCTCTATCGCCACATTGTCCGAGAACCATAAGAAGGAGGTGGATTCCCTTAACGAGCGCATCAAGGAACTGACAGCCCAAGTGGCATGGCTTAACCGCCAGCTCTTCGGGCGCAAGTCCGAAAAGCTCCCCATCATCGATCCCAACTACCCGGACCTCTTTGCTAGTATGCTGCCTGAAAATGCACAGCAGATAGCAGATGCCCATGACGAGGCTGTGGAGAAGATCACGAAGACCAAGGAGGAGCGCCGTCAGGACAGGAAGAACCGTATCATGATGGAGGATCTTCCTGTACTGGAACAGGTAATACTCACACCGGATAATCTCGACACGAATCTCTATAAGAAGATTGGCCAGGAGGTGACACGTATCGTGGAGCACAAACCTGGCCAGCTGTATATCAAGGAGATCATCCGCGAGAAGTGGGGTCTGAAGGATAATACCGCTACTGCGCCAAAAGGAATGAGTGGAGTGCTGATAGCCCCAATGCCCCTTCTGCCTATCTACAAGGGCATAGCCGGTGCCAGCCTGCTGGCAGAGATCCTGCTTCAGAAATATGAGTACCACATGCCTTACTACCGTCAGATTAAACAGTACAGTCATCTTGGCATGAAGGGTCTTACGGAAAGTACTATGGACGGTTGGTTCAAGCAGACGATGGAATTGCTCAGGCCACTTTATGAAGTGCTCAAGGCAGAGGTGATGAAAGCCGACTATGTACAGGCAGATGAGACCACCACGCCAGTGATGAACAAGGATACCCACAGGGCAGCGAAGGAATATCTCTGGATGGTGAGGGCTGTAATCCAGCGGCTGGTGCTCTTCCATTACGACCAGGGCTCCAGGGCAGGAGCAGTGATAGAAGCACTGGCAAACAAATACGATTTTAAGGGATATCTACAATGTGACGGTTTTGTGGGCTATGAGACGGCCTTCAAGACAAATCCTGACGTGTGGCTGGTTAACTGCATGGTACATATCCGTCGCCATTTTGAGCAGGCACTCGATGAGAACCGCCCGATGGCAGAACATGCCCTTACGGAGATACAACATCTCTACAAAATAGAAAACATGTGCGATGGTGCAGGACTGTCACCCGATGAGCGCAAGGCCAAGCGTCAGGAACTCGCCCGTCCCATTATGGAAGCCATGAAACTGTGGATGGAGACCGAGGGGGTGAAGTACAGCGAGAGTTCACTGATAGGCAAGGCCATCACCTATGCCTATACCCGCTGGGACAATATGATGCGCTATCTGGAGGACGGAAGACTCCTGCTTGACAACAATCTTGCGGAGAATGAGATACGTCCCATCACGCTGGGCAGGAAGAACTATCTCTTCTGTGGAAATCACGAGGCTGCACAGAATATGGCTGTCGTCTGCTCACTACTGGCAACATGCAGGAACCATGATGTCAATCCGAGGGATTACCTCAATGACATTATCAGCCAGATGCCATATTGTGCGAAGGCAAAACCAGAGGAACTGATAGAATTACTGCCGCATAAGTGGAAAATGAAGCATCCAGAAGCCATTATGACAAAGAAAGCATGA